AAATGCCGATCTGGAGTTATCAAAGCTAGGTATAAAAAACTTACAATCTTCGGTACTGTCATTGCGTTAGCTTTTGTCATCAACCCCAAAACCAAACAGCACTAGCCATTGAGGAGAATCACAACTTCCAAATTATGAAACCTACTTACATTGCCACTCTACAGGTCTTGGTTCCCAATGAGCATTATCGTAAGCAACTGCAACCGTTGCTAAATCCGCAAAAAGTGCAAGAAATACTATCAGGTCGACGCGAATGGtttcgttgatgatgaccaTGGAAAGCGTCAAATAGATTTCCAGGTGGAGACAGAGCGCAATACGGTATTGAATATACGCTTTCATTCTTTGGAAGATTTGCCGAGCGGTTTTGATAGCCAAAACGATGGTGCTTAGGCCGGGAGCGAGGAAAACGATATCTGCTGCAGCTTGGGCAGCTTCTGAAGCACCCTCAACAGCAATACCACAATCCGCTTTCTTCAGGGAAGGAGCATCATTaacaccatcaccagtcATTGCCGTGAGATGGCCTCTTTGCTGGAGCATTTCGACGACCGTGTACTTATGCTCTGGGAACACTTCCGCAAAGCCATCTGCTCGCTCGACGAAGTCGTGCTGTACACTTCCGGATAGACCACCATGGATGAGTCTCTCAGAGTTATATACTTTTGTTCCGAGGGACAGCATTTTGCAGGTTTCCTTTGCAATGGCTATGGCATCTCCCGTCAACATCTTGACAGGGACTCCAAGATGACCTGCCTCGATGATTGTCTGGGCTGTGTCCTCTCGAGGAGGATCAAACATGGATAGCAAACCCAAAATGACCCAGGGACCATCGTTCTTTTTGTAAGCGACACCAAGCGAACGGAATCCTCTTCGGGCAAAATCCTGGGCTTTTTCTTTGTAGATTCGGCTTTCATCCTCCGAGCCTGAAGCCAGTTTCAGTACCGCTTTAGGGGCTCCCTTGACACACCAGAACCTGTCATTCCCGAGGCGGCAAACCGCAGTGATGCGTTTAGAGACGGGGTCGAAAGGCGTGAACGACTCGGTCACCCATCCCTGCTTGAGAATCTCTCGCGCTTCGGGGTAACGCTTGAGAGTAAGGATGGTGACTTTGTCGATTGGGTCTAATGTTCTGAGATTGTGACTAGAAGCCAGAGCTGCGACTGCCATCATCCAATTAACATCCTGGCCTTCTGCCAGCCAAGGATCGCGAATCGATAGCTTGTTTGCAGTCAATGTGCCAGTCTTGTCAGAACAGAGAATGTCGACGCCAGCAAGAGATTCAATAGCGGTAAGCTTTTGAACAATGGCTTTTTGCTTGGCGAGATAGGCTGCTCCAACGGCGAGGGTCGTGGTTGTCACCACTGGAAGACCAACGGGAACACCTTTGGATCGACTGTTAGCCAATTTACTCTGTGATAATGGAGTTAGGGTTTATTTGGGACCTACCAATGAtgaggagaacaagagcaTAATGAAGAAGATTCTGCGATCCAGGCTCCGTCATTCCAATGTGGTGGAAGAATCCTCCGATCCAGGCTATGAGGATCCAGAACATAACGAGAACGAGAAGCGAGGTTCCAATGTTGTTCATGATAGCCTTGAAGTGGCCTTGATCCTTGGCTCCCTGCACAAGGTCTGCAGTGCGGCCGACGAAAGACTCTTTAGCAGTGGTTTGAACAAGGGCAAAGGCCTTGCCTCTTTTGCAGCCAGTAGTATAGTAGACCATATCGCCAAGATACTTCTCGACAGCAAGCGACTCGCCAGTAATAGCAGACTGATCAATGGCTGCGAGAGGACGGCTTCGATAGTCGTGTGGCTCCTGCTCATGACTGTGTTGATGGGCATCATGTTCTGTTGATGTGTCatgatcttgttctttgtcTGCACCATCAGCAAattcatcttcctcgtcgctaCGGTCGAGTTTATCTTCGGCTCGGAGACGTTTGTACAATTCAAAGTCTTCGGGACGTGTATAGTCGCAAATAAGACGAGCATCTGCAGCGACGGTACCGCCTTCTTGAACAAT
The window above is part of the Fusarium oxysporum f. sp. lycopersici 4287 chromosome 8, whole genome shotgun sequence genome. Proteins encoded here:
- a CDS encoding H+-transporting ATPase, which encodes MHSHTRQQRTRNFGTRTRSRRHQGGTVAADARLICDYTRPEDFELYKRLRAEDKLDRSDEEDEFADGADKEQDHDTSTEHDAHQHSHEQEPHDYRSRPLAAIDQSAITGESLAVEKYLGDMVYYTTGCKRGKAFALVQTTAKESFVGRTADLVQGAKDQGHFKAIMNNIGTSLLVLVMFWILIAWIGGFFHHIGMTEPGSQNLLHYALVLLIIGVPVGLPVVTTTTLAVGAAYLAKQKAIVQKLTAIESLAGVDILCSDKTGTLTANKLSIRDPWLAEGQDVNWMMAVAALASSHNLRTLDPIDKVTILTLKRYPEAREILKQGWVTESFTPFDPVSKRITAVCRLGNDRFWCVKGAPKAVLKLASGSEDESRIYKEKAQDFARRGFRSLGVAYKKNDGPWVILGLLSMFDPPREDTAQTIIEAGHLGVPVKMLTGDAIAIAKETCKMLSLGTKVYNSERLIHGGLSGSVQHDFVERADGFAEVFPEHKYTVVEMLQQRGHLTAMTGDGVNDAPSLKKADCGIAVEGASEAAQAAADIVFLAPGLSTIVLAIKTARQIFQRMKAYIQYRIALCLHLEIYLTLSMVIINETIRVDLIVFLALFADLATVAVAYDNAHWEPRPVEWQLPKIWVMSVILGILLALATWVLRGALFLPNGGFVQNFGSIQEILFLEVALTENWLIFVTRGGKTWPSWQLVFAILGVDVLATLFCLFGWMSGRGEISHPESNFKQSSNGWVDIVTVVIVWLYSFGVTVVIAIVYFVLNKLSWLDNLGRKDRKKKDTKLENILGHLQKLAIEHEVDEKTGKSRFMLAEKVTDEDDDI
- a CDS encoding H+-transporting ATPase gives rise to the protein MSKLFRRRKNNNDDLESNAGRRASRASRGGRAASIVDDSLGEYPALDHYISNYREDRRRATDDRDGKVKKKHWWQFGSGVDAQEEPPAKKGTPDAWLETDLTTGLASDEVERRRQVTGWNELVSEKENMFAKFLGFFTGPILYVMEVAALLAVGLGDWVDFGVIVGILMLNAFVGFYQEKQAADVVASLKGDIAMRCTVIRDSNEQEILARELVPGDILIVQEGGTVAADARLICDYTRPEDFELYKRLRAEDKLDRSDEEDEFADGADKEQDHDTSTEHDAHQHSHEQEPHDYRSRPLAAIDQSAITGESLAVEKYLGDMVYYTTGCKRGKAFALVQTTAKESFVGRTADLVQGAKDQGHFKAIMNNIGTSLLVLVMFWILIAWIGGFFHHIGMTEPGSQNLLHYALVLLIIGVPVGLPVVTTTTLAVGAAYLAKQKAIVQKLTAIESLAGVDILCSDKTGTLTANKLSIRDPWLAEGQDVNWMMAVAALASSHNLRTLDPIDKVTILTLKRYPEAREILKQGWVTESFTPFDPVSKRITAVCRLGNDRFWCVKGAPKAVLKLASGSEDESRIYKEKAQDFARRGFRSLGVAYKKNDGPWVILGLLSMFDPPREDTAQTIIEAGHLGVPVKMLTGDAIAIAKETCKMLSLGTKVYNSERLIHGGLSGSVQHDFVERADGFAEVFPEHKYTVVEMLQQRGHLTAMTGDGVNDAPSLKKADCGIAVEGASEAAQAAADIVFLAPGLSTIVLAIKTARQIFQRMKAYIQYRIALCLHLEIYLTLSMVIINETIRVDLIVFLALFADLATVAVAYDNAHWEPRPVEWQLPKIWVMSVILGILLALATWVLRGALFLPNGGFVQNFGSIQEILFLEVALTENWLIFVTRGGKTWPSWQLVFAILGVDVLATLFCLFGWMSGRGEISHPESNFKQSSNGWVDIVTVVIVWLYSFGVTVVIAIVYFVLNKLSWLDNLGRKDRKKKDTKLENILGHLQKLAIEHEVDEKTGKSRFMLAEKVTDEDDDI